One Nitrospirota bacterium genomic window carries:
- a CDS encoding DUF72 domain-containing protein, which yields MAIWVGTSGYNYPEWRGSFYPEKFPTAKMLPHYAERFRTVEINYTFYRMPNAKTIANWNAETPDGFAFTLKASRKITHDARLKDVGENLGYFLDTARGLGPKLGPILFQLPPYFRKNPDHLERLNGVLALLPSGLRPVFEFRHESWFGDDVYDLLKNRNVALCIADNENGTTPVVATADFGYFRLRDEGYDAEDLRKWAETVKRLGAGWRDTYIYFKHEESGIGPALAKDFQNLLFA from the coding sequence CAGTTTCTACCCCGAGAAATTCCCCACCGCCAAGATGTTGCCCCATTACGCCGAGCGGTTCCGCACGGTCGAAATCAACTACACCTTTTACCGGATGCCGAACGCCAAGACCATTGCCAATTGGAACGCGGAGACCCCGGACGGATTTGCGTTCACGCTCAAGGCGTCTCGGAAGATCACGCACGACGCCCGCCTCAAGGACGTGGGTGAGAACCTCGGCTACTTTCTCGACACGGCGCGAGGACTCGGGCCCAAGCTCGGGCCGATCCTGTTTCAGCTTCCCCCGTATTTCCGAAAGAACCCGGACCACCTGGAGCGACTCAACGGCGTGCTGGCGCTCCTGCCGTCAGGCCTTCGGCCGGTGTTCGAGTTTCGCCACGAGTCGTGGTTTGGCGACGACGTTTACGATCTACTCAAAAACCGGAACGTGGCGCTCTGCATCGCGGACAACGAGAACGGCACCACGCCGGTGGTCGCCACCGCCGACTTCGGGTACTTCAGGCTGCGCGACGAGGGGTACGATGCCGAAGATCTCCGGAAATGGGCGGAGACCGTCAAACGGCTTGGCGCTGGATGGCGGGACACGTATATCTATTTCAAGCATGAAGAATCCGGAATCGGCCCGGCGCTCGCCAAGGACTTCCAGAACTTACTCTTTGCCTAA
- a CDS encoding tetratricopeptide repeat protein — protein MTHFTTRDAAKIVDLPEQQVRSCVRAGFLTPHRGPGRRLRFSFQDLLLLKTTKGLLDSRVPMKRIRRMLASLKRQLPEDQHLTSLTIYADGGRIVAWDGSARWQPDSGQFLFSFDVQTVAKQAALPQAPAATPPARVSTRTTRTAEEWFQLATELEKSSPEEAQRAYHQALQLDPTLSDAHVNLGCLYQEAKKPAQAEAHYRAAMRHAPADPIPHFNLAALLDDLGRSDEAIRSYRQAIDRDPDCADAHYNLGLLYEKLGKRSEAIKHLSKARTLYGRPSAGR, from the coding sequence GTGACGCATTTCACCACCCGCGACGCGGCGAAGATCGTCGACCTGCCTGAACAGCAAGTCCGCTCATGCGTCCGCGCGGGTTTTCTCACTCCGCACCGGGGCCCGGGGCGGCGCCTCCGGTTCAGCTTCCAGGATCTCCTGCTCCTGAAGACCACCAAGGGCCTGCTCGACTCCCGCGTTCCCATGAAACGGATTCGAAGAATGCTCGCCTCGCTCAAACGCCAGTTGCCGGAGGACCAACACTTGACGAGCCTCACCATCTACGCGGATGGTGGACGCATCGTGGCCTGGGACGGATCCGCGCGCTGGCAACCGGACTCGGGACAATTCTTGTTCTCGTTCGATGTCCAGACCGTGGCCAAACAGGCGGCGTTGCCGCAGGCGCCCGCAGCTACTCCACCAGCCCGCGTCTCAACCCGTACGACTCGTACGGCCGAGGAATGGTTCCAACTGGCGACGGAGCTTGAGAAATCCTCACCCGAGGAGGCGCAGCGGGCCTACCACCAAGCCCTGCAACTCGATCCAACGTTATCCGATGCCCACGTGAATCTCGGCTGCCTCTACCAGGAGGCCAAGAAACCCGCGCAGGCCGAGGCGCACTACCGCGCCGCGATGCGGCACGCGCCCGCTGATCCGATTCCCCATTTCAACCTGGCCGCGCTCCTCGACGATCTCGGGCGCAGCGACGAGGCGATCCGCAGCTATCGCCAAGCCATTGATCGCGATCCCGACTGCGCCGACGCCCACTACAACCTCGGACTGCTGTATGAAAAGCTCGGGAAGCGATCCGAGGCGATCAAACACCTGAGCAAGGCCCGGACGCTGTATGGACGTCCCTCTGCAGGTCGGTAA
- a CDS encoding Ku protein, which yields MPPHSIGSGTISFGLVSIPVKFFTAASSQGVSFNQLHGKCGSRIKQQLFCPVCNEKVERSELVKGYEFSKDQYVQITDEELKSLEGEASKIIDIAEFVPLPKVDPIYFEKTYYLGPDKGGEKAYRLLASAMAKTDRVAVAKFVMRGKESLVLIRPAHDGLMLHTMYFADEVRNFGEIDKGESAKIKDGELELALRLVDDLSNTDFKPEQYQDDYRLRVLDLVNLKVEGKEVTAVGPQVQRAQVIDLMEALKESLAKRVPQEKKAAVKAKRAEAAPEKPEKKAQAARK from the coding sequence ATGCCGCCTCATTCAATCGGCTCGGGCACCATTTCCTTTGGTCTGGTTTCCATTCCCGTCAAGTTCTTCACCGCCGCCTCCTCGCAAGGGGTGTCGTTCAATCAGCTCCACGGCAAGTGCGGCAGCCGGATCAAGCAACAATTGTTTTGCCCGGTGTGCAACGAAAAGGTGGAGCGCAGCGAACTGGTCAAAGGCTACGAGTTCTCCAAAGACCAGTACGTTCAGATCACCGACGAGGAGCTGAAGTCCTTGGAAGGCGAGGCGTCGAAGATCATCGACATCGCCGAATTCGTCCCGCTCCCCAAGGTGGACCCGATCTACTTCGAAAAGACGTACTACTTGGGTCCTGACAAGGGGGGTGAAAAGGCCTACCGGCTGTTGGCTTCGGCCATGGCCAAGACCGATCGCGTCGCCGTGGCCAAGTTCGTGATGCGCGGCAAAGAGAGCCTGGTTCTGATCAGGCCGGCCCATGACGGGCTCATGCTCCATACCATGTATTTTGCCGATGAAGTGCGAAATTTCGGCGAAATCGACAAGGGGGAATCCGCTAAGATCAAAGACGGTGAGTTGGAGCTCGCCCTGCGACTGGTGGACGATTTGTCCAACACCGATTTCAAGCCCGAGCAGTATCAGGACGACTACCGGCTGCGAGTGCTCGATCTCGTAAACCTGAAGGTCGAAGGCAAGGAAGTCACCGCGGTCGGTCCCCAGGTCCAGCGCGCCCAGGTGATCGACCTCATGGAAGCGCTCAAGGAGAGCCTGGCCAAGCGGGTTCCGCAGGAGAAGAAGGCGGCCGTCAAAGCAAAGCGCGCCGAGGCCGCGCCGGAGAAGCCGGAGAAGAAGGCCCAGGCTGCCAGGAAGTGA
- the ligD gene encoding DNA ligase D has product MPENKTPPLDAYRAKRDPERTPEPFGGRVGAAGKRVFVVHKHAARHLHYDLRLEMDGVLKSWAVPKGPSVQPEVKRLAVHVEDHPIEYGDFEGVIPAGNYGAGAVIVWDRGWYRLVKEGDPLEQLAKGKLEFELFGFKLRGRWTLARMAKKDKEWLLLKKADRGAHETELTERYPQSVVSGLTPQELLDLPAKQAALRERIDRLKAPRREVSPKQSFMLATLAEQPFSGKAWLFEVKYDGVRVLASRHGDAIELYARSGQVITRRYPELLGPLRALPMEQFLIDGEIVALDDSGKPSFERLQARMGLTNPRDIARATTAVPVVAIFFDCLALDGHDLRRLPLLDRKDCLKLLLPPLGIVRYGDHVLEHGDAFFEAASGERLEGIVAKKLTSLYVGGRSRDWIKVKCQRRQEFVIGGYTNPQGGRQYFGALHLGIYDGPNLVYVSKVGTGFDEQLLKTLWEDLQRLGRPSSPFATGTPTGRGHHWVEPKLVCEVRFTEWTDGGGIRHPVFLGLRTDKRPEECRREMPVDVPMDAALPASAPPEPIAAEPVKITNPKKVFWPDEGYTKADLIAYYEAVAPLLLPYLRDRPVVLTRYPDGITGKSFFQKDAPEFVPAWVRTERIYSKEAEREIDYFIVNDADTLRYITNLGTIPLHLWSSRLGSLDRPDWLILDLDPKGAPFTDVVKVARELHRILDELDLPNYIKTSGATGLHVLVPLGARYTHEEARTFARLLATLGMQAAPDIATLARPIRSREGKVYIDFGQNGHGRTIVAPYSVRPLPGAPASCPLQWKEVTSRLDPARFTIKSLPAYIDKTGDPLAPVLTGSIDMGDAIAKIEAALGKE; this is encoded by the coding sequence GTGCCAGAGAACAAGACTCCACCACTCGATGCCTACCGGGCTAAGCGCGACCCCGAACGCACGCCCGAGCCGTTCGGCGGCCGGGTCGGAGCCGCGGGCAAACGCGTCTTCGTGGTCCACAAACACGCGGCCCGACACCTCCACTACGACCTGCGCCTGGAAATGGACGGGGTGCTCAAGAGCTGGGCCGTGCCCAAAGGCCCCTCCGTCCAACCCGAGGTCAAACGCCTGGCCGTGCACGTAGAGGATCACCCTATCGAGTACGGTGATTTCGAGGGCGTGATTCCAGCCGGAAACTACGGCGCCGGCGCGGTGATCGTGTGGGATCGCGGGTGGTACCGTTTGGTCAAAGAGGGTGACCCACTCGAGCAGCTCGCCAAGGGCAAGCTGGAGTTCGAATTGTTCGGCTTCAAGCTCCGAGGCCGGTGGACCCTTGCCCGCATGGCCAAGAAGGACAAGGAATGGCTCTTGCTCAAAAAAGCGGACAGGGGCGCCCACGAGACCGAACTCACCGAGCGTTACCCACAGTCGGTGGTCTCGGGGCTCACTCCGCAAGAACTCCTTGATCTTCCCGCCAAACAGGCGGCGTTGCGCGAGCGGATCGACCGCCTCAAGGCTCCCAGGCGCGAGGTCTCGCCGAAGCAATCCTTCATGCTGGCCACGCTCGCGGAGCAGCCGTTTTCAGGCAAAGCATGGCTCTTCGAGGTCAAATACGACGGGGTGCGGGTGCTGGCCTCTCGTCACGGGGACGCGATCGAGCTGTACGCGAGAAGCGGCCAGGTGATCACGCGGCGCTACCCGGAGCTGCTGGGGCCGCTGCGCGCCTTGCCGATGGAACAGTTTCTCATCGACGGCGAGATCGTGGCGCTCGACGACAGCGGCAAACCGAGCTTTGAACGCCTCCAGGCGCGCATGGGCCTCACCAACCCCCGCGACATTGCACGCGCGACAACCGCGGTCCCGGTGGTCGCGATCTTTTTCGACTGTCTGGCCTTGGACGGCCACGACCTGCGGCGCCTCCCGCTCCTGGATCGCAAGGACTGCCTCAAGCTGCTCCTACCGCCTCTGGGCATTGTCCGCTACGGTGACCATGTCCTCGAGCACGGCGACGCGTTCTTCGAAGCGGCCTCAGGCGAGCGACTCGAAGGTATCGTGGCAAAGAAGCTGACCAGTCTTTACGTCGGCGGCCGCTCGCGGGACTGGATCAAGGTCAAGTGCCAGCGCCGGCAGGAATTCGTGATCGGAGGCTACACCAATCCCCAGGGCGGACGACAGTACTTCGGAGCGCTGCACCTTGGGATCTACGACGGACCCAACCTCGTGTACGTCTCCAAGGTCGGGACCGGATTCGACGAGCAGTTGCTGAAAACGCTCTGGGAGGACCTTCAACGGCTGGGGCGGCCGTCTTCGCCCTTTGCGACCGGAACTCCAACCGGCCGGGGCCACCATTGGGTCGAACCGAAGCTGGTCTGCGAAGTGCGGTTTACAGAGTGGACTGACGGGGGTGGGATTCGTCATCCGGTCTTCTTGGGCCTGCGCACAGACAAGCGGCCGGAAGAGTGCCGGCGCGAAATGCCGGTGGACGTGCCGATGGACGCGGCCTTGCCCGCGTCCGCGCCGCCCGAGCCGATTGCCGCCGAACCTGTCAAGATCACGAATCCCAAAAAGGTCTTCTGGCCTGACGAGGGTTACACCAAGGCCGATCTGATCGCGTACTACGAGGCCGTGGCGCCGCTCTTGCTGCCGTATCTGCGGGATCGGCCGGTGGTGCTCACGAGATATCCCGACGGGATCACGGGAAAATCCTTTTTCCAGAAAGACGCGCCGGAATTCGTGCCAGCCTGGGTCCGCACCGAACGGATCTACTCCAAAGAGGCCGAACGCGAGATCGACTACTTCATCGTGAACGACGCGGACACGCTCCGCTACATCACCAACCTGGGCACGATCCCGCTCCACCTGTGGAGTTCTCGCCTCGGATCGCTGGACCGGCCGGACTGGCTAATTCTGGATCTGGATCCCAAAGGCGCGCCGTTCACCGACGTGGTGAAGGTCGCGCGGGAACTCCACCGGATTCTCGACGAGCTGGACCTGCCGAACTACATCAAGACCTCGGGCGCGACGGGCCTGCACGTCCTGGTCCCGCTCGGCGCCCGGTACACGCACGAAGAGGCGCGGACCTTTGCCCGACTCCTGGCCACCCTCGGAATGCAAGCCGCGCCCGACATCGCCACGCTGGCCCGTCCCATCCGATCGCGCGAAGGCAAGGTCTACATCGACTTCGGCCAGAACGGCCACGGCCGGACCATCGTGGCTCCTTATTCGGTCCGGCCCCTGCCCGGCGCGCCCGCGTCGTGCCCGCTGCAGTGGAAGGAGGTGACGTCGCGATTGGACCCTGCTCGCTTCACGATCAAGAGCCTGCCGGCCTACATCGACAAGACGGGTGACCCCTTGGCTCCCGTCTTGACCGGCTCCATCGATATGGGCGATGCAATAGCGAAGATCGAGGCTGCGTTAGGCAAAGAGTAA